The genomic stretch ATCACCCTAAACCTTATAAGTTGCATTGGCTTGATGGAAACAATGGAACTCAAATGAAGAAAAAATATTTAATTTCATTCGAATTTGGGCTATATGAGGATGAGGTGTGGTGTGATGTGATACCGATGAGTGCTTGTCATATCCTTTTGGGACGACCATGGCAATTTGATCGAAAAGTAACATGAAGGAAGGAGTAATGTTTACATTGTGACTAAAGGAAAGGCAAAGTATCATCTTAATTCTTTGTCATAGAGTAAGAAGAAGAAGCCAAGTGTTAAAGGGAGCTTATTTTTAGAAGCAAACGATATTGAGGATGCATTGATTCATGGAGATCCTACTTATGTGTTGTTGATGCGTGAATTAGCAAGTGATTCAGCAACAATACAGCAATACAAGACTTGTTGATCGAATTTGGAGACGTATTTCCAGAGGAGTTTCCTAACGGACTACCTCCAAAACGGGGCATTGAGCATCAAATTGATTTGATTCCAGGAGCTTCTTTACCTAATAAGCCCGCTTATAGATGCAATCCCGAAGAAGCAAAGGAGTTGCAAAGACAAGTGCAAGAGCTAATTGATCGAGGCTATGCGCAAGAGAGCTTGAGTCCGTGTGCTGTACCGGCTCTATTCGTGCCTAAGAAAGATGGAACTTGGCGAATGTGTATCGATAGTAGAGCGGTGAATAATATCACAATCAAATACCGTTTTCCTATGCCTAGGCTCGATGATATGTTAGATGAGCTTACTGGTTCCTGTGTGTTCTCAAAACTGGATTTAAGAAGTGGATATCATCAAATGAGGATTCGAGAAGGAGATGAATGGAAGACCGCATTCAAAACGAAGTAAGGACTATACGAATTGCTTGTGATGCCTTTCGGGTTATGCAATGCACCTAGTTCGTTTATGAGACTCATGAATGAGGTATTGAGGCCGCTTCTTAATAAATTTGTGGTCATTTATCTTTATGACATTCTGATTTATAGCAAGGATGAAGAGGAACACAAGCAACACCTTCGAGTTGTGTTCGAGATGTTGAGAAACAGAAGTTATTTGGTAAGCTCGAGAAGTGTACATTCATGGTTCCTAGTGTAACATTCCTTGGTTACATCGTGGGAAAAGATGGAGTGAGTATGGATCCGTCAAAAATAGAAGCTATTCAAGCATGGCCTATTCCTAAATCTACTACGGAGGTACGAAGTTTTCGTGGCCTAACTTCATTTTATAGACGTTTTATTCAAAGTTTCAGTTCAATGATAGCTCCTATCATGGAATTGACAAAGGCAGGCGAGTTTGTGTGGACTACGAGTGCACAAAAGGCGTTTGAGGAGGTAAAGAGTAAGCTATGTTCCATGCCTATTTTAGCACTTCCAAATTTTGATAAATTGTtcgaagttgagtgtgatgcaaGCGGTGTTGGTATTGGTGCCATACTAGTGCAGGAGAAACGCCCCATTGCGTACTTTAGCGAGAAGTTGGGTGGTGCAAGGTTGAACTATTCGACTTACGATAATTAGTTTTATGCGATAGTGCGAGCTTTAGATCATTGGATTCGTTATTTGCGACCTAAACCATTCGTGTTGCATTCCGATCATGAAGCTTTAAAACATATTCATGGGCAGTAAAAATTGAATCCAAtacatgctaaatgggtggagtttTTACGATCTTTTACTTTTTCATCGAAGTATAAGACGGGAAGCTCAAATGTAGTGGCTGATGCGCTTTCAAGAAGACATGTGTTGTTAGTTGAGCTTGATGCGAGATTGCTTGGGTTTGACATATCAAGGAGTTGTACAAAGAGGATCCTAACTTTGCTAAGGAACTTATTGAACCTACGGGGTTATTCACGGTTCAAGATGGATACTTGTTTAAAGGGAATCGATTATGCATACCTCAAGGATCGATTCATGAACTCTTAGTTTGAGAGGCGCATGGAGGAGCTATTGCTGGTCATTTATGTGCCAACAAGACTTATGATATTGTAAGTGAACACTTTTATTGGCCTAATATGATCAACGATGTACAAAATATTGTGGCTAAGTGCGTGGTGTGTCAAAAGGCAAAGAGTTCATTCACCAAAGGGTTATACACGCCCTTACCAGTACCTACGCAGCCATGGAACGAGGTAAGTATGGACTTCATACTTGGTTTACCTATAACTCAACATAGAAAGGATTCGATTATGGTCGTTGTGGATCGATTCTCAAAGATGGCTCATTTTATTCCATGTCATAAAACCGATGATGCTATAAAAGTTGCTGAACTTTATTCTAGGGAGATTGTGAGATTACATGGTATTCCTCTTACCATTGTGTCGGATCGAGATGTTAAGTTCTTGAGCTACTTTTGGAAGACATTGTGGAGGTTGGTTGGTACGAAGTTGCTGTTTAGTACGTCCCATCATCCCCAAATCGATGGACATGCCGAGGTGACTAATCGGACATTTGGGAGCTTATTGAGAGGTCTAGTGAGCAAGAGCACGAAAGATTGGGATATCAAACTAGCTCATGCCGAGTTTGCCTATAATCGAACCCCATCGATTACAACGGGTCGAGCACCATTTAAGATTGTATATGGGATCAATCCGTATCTTTCTATCGATTTGGTTCCTATACCAAAGAAagatgtcttgagttttgaggctAAAGAAAGGCAAGCTACTTTTCTTCGCACTTGTGAACAGGTAAGAGCTCAAATCGAGAAGGCTAATGTTAAATACAAGGACAAAGCAAACAAGAATCGAAGAGACGAAGACAACCCGTTTTCAAAGTTGGTGATCTTGTTTGGTTATACTTAAGGAAAGAAAGGTTTCCGTCCAAAAGGAAGAATAAGTTGATGCCAAGAGCCGATGGACCATTCAAAGTGTTAGAGTGCTATGGGTCGAATGCATACAAGCTGGACTTACCAAGCGAATATGAAGGGGTAAGTGCTACATTTAATGTCGGAGATCTATCACCATATCTTGAAGACGACAATataatttgaggtcaaattctcaaaaagaagggGAGAATGATGTGGGAGCATTGGGGTTAACAGAAAATGAAGTCTTAATTTCtcgaaatgtaactcacatttccaaaggttttgaaatgggctcgaGTTTAGTAAATATGATAACATGGAGGAATGAGGATGGCGTGATAATGGACACGGTTAAGTGAGCTGCTGGGCACGCATCTCAAGGTGGCTATGTCAGTTCTATAGCTGATAATTTATTATATgtccttattttattttagtcaataaatttaaggtagtAGTTGTTTTTTCCTAATCCTAGAAAAGTTGTAATAAGACAATTTGCCAATTGCCCAATTATCTTAAGATCGAGTTTAGGAAAGTTCTTTGAGCCAGTTTAAGGTAAGGCTTACACACCTGAATTAGGAAGTCCTTAGAGGTCTCTATGTCATCTATTTCACTATAAATAAGGGTcattatattcagttttatttaTTCAAGTGGAGAGATTAATACAAGAAGTTCTTGTTAGTTCTAATTGCTTGCGagttattagatttactatttcgTTCTTGCGAGGGTGAGATAATACACATTCAGTCTTGCGAGGTTGAGTGCCAGTTGTGAGTTGCGTCGAATTTCTTGCGAGGAAGGAGAGCAATTCGCTTCACATCCCTTTATTTTTCGTTCCAATTTAAACATAAAAACACCTAAACATTTATTCCGCTGCAAATTTACTCAAACACGTTAAAACGTGTGATAGTTTTACATCAGTTAGAATTTGAGAGAAGTGATTTAGTGAGTATTTTAGTCAGGAGCATAAAAATGGAAAACATTGTAAAAAAAAGTATTGCGCTGAGTAAAACACGTATTATGTAAATAAACTACGTTTATAAAACATTAATCTATAATATAATCAAGACAATGTCCAAATTTAACTGACAAAATTATAATTTTATCTTCAGTTGTTATTCTGTTAAGTCGTCTTGCACAAGAACTTTTATCTTACGTTAAACATTTGTACAAACTGATTTTATAAATTTGCAAAGATGTCATTCACCAAGAGTATGTTTCTGAAAGTCAATCTCATAAAGTATCACAATAAATTCAATGTGAGAAAATTTTACAACTAAAAGCTAAAAAACCGTATATAATAAGTAACAGATAATAGAGCATGTAATAATTACGATAAAAGATAAAAATAGATacacttattatcaaaatacgaGGTGGTGGATGAACGGGTGTAGTTGAGGTACGGGAAAAAAAATATGGCAAGACAAAGTTGGGTTAAAGACAAACTAGGGTAAAGACGGAAATAAAGAAAAGCCTGTCTCGATTCTAATCCTAGTGAAATATCGGAAAAAAATCCAAAATAGACTATTAGAAGAGTTGGTCTACCTTCAAACGAGTCAGTTTGGTCTGAAATAATGTGACAACTTCTAAAAAATAAATTATCATAAGATATTAATTATTATAACACTAATTCAAACATTATGGTTACATTGAAGTTTTGACCATAAAATGATCATAAATTTCTTGTTATTATTTTAGACCTAAATGACCATCTAAAACAAGAATTTACATACACCTACTATTTGTTTATTTATATTAGTACGAGTAGTATATTAGTCCGTATAAAATAGAAGCAAAACAATAAACTCGTTTCTCCGGGAAACTTTTAATTtcctctttctttctttctccgttctctcttCACCcctttttagagagagagagagatcggCGTGCTCTTCCTCATTAATCCGTCCTCCTCCCACAAATCACCCTaattaattacaataataataaataataatacttAAGAACCAATAACATTTTTccttaattataatatttattattattatttctatttcgTCGTTATTTGATCGTGTTTAAGtgacaaaaaccctaattttgttaaTGGCCGCTGAAGGAAACAACAATCAACCaccaaaccctaaccctaacgcCGCCGTATCGGCAGCCGGAATGTCGCCAAAGAGGACGACATCTCCACCGTGGAATCAGATTGTGTCGGAGATTGACACCGGCGCCGGCGTTGATAACAATGCGAAGAAGCCGGTAGCGTGGAATAAGAAGCCGACGACGTCGTCGATTAATGGAGAAACCGCTGTAAGCGGTGGTGCTGCGGTGGTTATGGGAGCGGAGCTATGGCCGTCACTTTCTGAGTGTACTACCAAGTCTTCTCCGAAGCTATCTTCTTCTTCCGATTCTCCGATTATTGTTCCGGATTTTGGATCCACTCTTTCGCCTCAGGTTCGTTAATCGTTAGATTAATTTTGATATtttgtgtgtttgtttttgtttgcttGGGATGAAAGCTACGTGCTTTTGAATGTAGGTATCTTTTATTCGATGTGATTGTTAGTATCAGTGATGTTTTGAAAGTGAATGTTAGGGTTTTCTGTTATTTGATTGATTTTCGTGTTATAATCGGAAAACTTTGATCAGTTTTTGTTTTTATGTGTAATAAATTATTTACAGTACATGATCGGTGTAATTTTGTTGAAGCAGGAGTAAAATTGGGTAAAATCAGCTGTGATCGTATTCGATACTAAagaataactttttttttttcgtattcggttttgtttttgtgtttgctTGGTTATAAAGCTACGTGCTTTTGAATGTAGGTATCTTTTGTGATATATGATTATTAATTTTTCTTGTGAATGTCTCATATGTGTTGAATGTGAATTGTAATTCGAGGCTAAGAACAATCATCCGTTGGATTAATGTGGGTTACTTTTCAATTGCTGTAGGCTGACAGTGTTGCATCATGTGATAAATTTTTGAACTTTATGATGAATTAGAGATGAAATTTTACTAGTTTATGTATGTAGTTTGGTGGATTTAAAATATTGATATTTGCTGACTTGCTTTGTTTGTTTGGGATGCTTTAGGTGTCTGGAATCAATACGTCATCAGCAACAACAGCGCGGTTACAATCATCAGCTTCACAGAAATCGATTAATAGCAACTCGAACCAACATATGACATCTAATCATTCCCGCCCTGCCAGGCAGAAGTCGTTCAAGCGTGATGGTGGGAGTAATCCACAGAGTAATGGGATTCCCTCTCATCAATCTTTACAACCAGCTGGTGAAGGTGCTCATTATCAGCATAGTCATGGTTCTCCTAAACATAATTCTAGTCGTTCTTCTGAAAGTTCTGGTATGGATAATGTGCAAAATCACAGTCATAGAGATTCAGGTCCGAGAAGTGCCAGTGGAgagcatcatcatcatcaacagcgTAACCCTTTCAGGAAGGGGAACGGAGGGCCCCACCCACGTGGGGACGGGTCACATCAGAATTATGGGGGTCGACGTAATGATCAGGAACGTGGTAATCATGATTTTAACCATCAAAGGAGTTTAAATGGAAGAGATATGCAGCCAAGAGGTGCTCCAAGGGCCCTGGTCGTCGCCCCGCCTGCTTCTGCTCCGTTTGTTTATGCTCCACCACTTGTGCCACCTTTCCTAAACCCTGGAATGCCTGGTATTTTTCTAGATTTTTCTAGTGCTTTCAGAGTTTACACATTACAATGATAATTGTTTTTAATATTTTTATGTGCCTCTAGTTTTTCTCCCCCCAGGTATGCAGCTTGTGCCACCTTATTCTCCAATTTATTTCCCCCTACCAGGTCCCGAGCTCTCTTCTGAGTTGAAGAGACAGATTAACTATTACTTCAGGTACTCTTTTGAACTCATATCATGTAAGGCGTACCTTTGATTATGGTTGACAAATGACAATGCTTTAGTTAATGTAACTATCATTGTATTCTATTTTCTCCTGCCAGTGTTGACAATTTAGTTAGAGACACATATCTGCGGGAGCACATGGATGAAAATGGCTGGGTTCATGTTGACTTAATTTCTAAGTTCAACAAGGTGAGTTCTCCTTCCTGATGCTCTTTCTGAGTCGTAACAATGTTCGTGGTTGCTGTAGTTGTCACCTGAATTATTTCCTGCCTTTAACTATGATCCGGTTGGATGTAGTCATCTGTTACTGTATATTGGATTAATGCTTCTAAGTGCTACACTGCCTTGCAGTAATATTTAATACGGTTGTTCCTTTACTTATCTTAATCTAAACAAGCATCGTCGATGGGAGAGGAGTTGATAACCCCTAAAGATAATAGGATTTTTGGTGACATTTCTTGTACTTGAACCCTGCATATGGTGTTAATCATTTTCACAAAATCCTTCGCAACATATTCTCACTCCACTGGTCTACAGTACTGGAAAATTGAAACTGTTTTGTTATTGATTGGGagatttataataatttattacaATAGGAATTCTAGTAAATGACTGGGAAGAGAACAAGGTAGAAGTGGCCGTTTCATTCAAGTTTGCTATTATGTAGACCCTCCATTTGAGTTAAAACTTCCTGCAGGATTTTTGCACAAGGATCAAGGAAACCCAAAACCAATACACAGAAGTAATAAAAATAGTCGTTTAAAGTAAAGTCAAAGAGAAGGTTTACTCGAGTTTTGCTTATGTCCCTCCTACGACTAAATAATCCATTGCTTGGAAGCCCATTAACACCACTATTCAATTAATAACCGCACCAATTGTAAAATGACATCC from Silene latifolia isolate original U9 population chromosome 2, ASM4854445v1, whole genome shotgun sequence encodes the following:
- the LOC141643341 gene encoding uncharacterized protein LOC141643341 — protein: MAAEGNNNQPPNPNPNAAVSAAGMSPKRTTSPPWNQIVSEIDTGAGVDNNAKKPVAWNKKPTTSSINGETAVSGGAAVVMGAELWPSLSECTTKSSPKLSSSSDSPIIVPDFGSTLSPQVSGINTSSATTARLQSSASQKSINSNSNQHMTSNHSRPARQKSFKRDGGSNPQSNGIPSHQSLQPAGEGAHYQHSHGSPKHNSSRSSESSGMDNVQNHSHRDSGPRSASGEHHHHQQRNPFRKGNGGPHPRGDGSHQNYGGRRNDQERGNHDFNHQRSLNGRDMQPRGAPRALVVAPPASAPFVYAPPLVPPFLNPGMPVFLPPGMQLVPPYSPIYFPLPGPELSSELKRQINYYFSVDNLVRDTYLREHMDENGWVHVDLISKFNKVSNLTNDTYQILEAVRSSTVVEVQGEKIRKRDDWKRWVIPPSVQFPASSGSQSPKSPSVPAVTDHTQNLSLDDKINHRSNAKDQIDGSASTLQASSGDSKSALKTIVNQTNPSGC